In Nicotiana tabacum cultivar K326 chromosome 17, ASM71507v2, whole genome shotgun sequence, one DNA window encodes the following:
- the LOC107791532 gene encoding histone-lysine N-methyltransferase SUVR5 — MVVLPCSNVCYVTESDCPQQGSGTTLMYGGKSNHLEHAEQVQAGDVKVDDIVLNTKVCQEEKADGHQCTVEDLPTPDGLPTRDAYYDFGGDNQMLSNDFHDSGDDNVEEHDHVTRPGLASERLQPVVDNIEIGVPNTNQVVGSSPCESKWLEEDEPLAVWVKWRGLWQAGIRCKRADWPLSTLKAKPTHERKKYLVIFFPRTRNYSWADVLLVRPINEFPHPIAYKTHKVGVKMVKDLTLAHRFIMQRLAVSILNIIDQLRAEALEETGRNVMVWKEFAMEVSRCKDYPDLGRMLLKLNDMILPSYKNSSSMESWIQGCQNANSAEAIEMLKEELTDSLLWNELNSLPIEALHLDLNSQWKNCRSEVMKWFSVSHPVSDSVDVEQPNNGSPLAVEFQQSRKRPKLEVRRAEAHALPLEFQESHQTVTAGIDTSVLGGHSVSNNVLLDSEPTKDDISLGEAPQSGSPGSMTDRWGEIIVQANNSEVIQMEDAELTPINGVVTSNSFDHGNKNRQCVAFIEAKGRQCVRWASDGDVYCCVHLASRFASSSTKAEASPHADTPMCGGTTVLGTKCKHRALCGSSFCKKHRPHDEKGSGSSLPESKHKRKHEDSVLRLDTSSCRDVILAGEVEAPLQVDPISFLGGASCNRNNLIETPQHLQTKPSGSEMHCIGLWPHGSEPCLEGPKRYSLYCEKHLPSWLKRARNGKSRIISKEVFLELLKDCHSRDQKLHLHQACELFYRLLKSVLSLRNPVPKEVQFQWAISEASKDAKVGEFLMKLVCTEKERLKSVWGFSSNENAQASPYIKEPSPILWITDKDQDHNDIIKCKICSEMFPDEHVLGTHWMDNHKKEAQWLFRGYACALCLESFTNKKVLEAHMQERHHSQFVENCMLFQCIPCTSNFGNSEELWSHVLATHPASFRLSHTAQEHHFSVSQDSSEKPDIGKSVSAPNINFENQSGFRKFICRFCGLKFDLLPDLGRHHQAAHMGPNSVGSHISKRGIRFYAYKLKSGRLSRPKFKKGLGSVAYRIRNRNAQNMKRRILSSNSMISGKSMIQPSATETAGLGRLADPHCLDIAKILFAEIKRTKPRPSNSDILSIARITCCKVSLQASLEATYGILPERMYLKAAKLCSEQNILVSWHQDGFICPKGCTPVLDPCIVSSLLPLPDQVNRTSSIRPNSTISEWIMDECHYVIDSQQFKHEPSDKTILLCDDISFEQESVPITCVVEENLFASLHILADGSDGQITTSSLPWESFTYVTKSLIDQSVGLEIGSYQLGCSCPNSACSSQTCNHIYLFDNDYEDAKDICGKPMCGRFPYDERGRIMLEEGYLVYECNQWCSCSKSCQNRVLQNGLRVKLEIYKTETKGWAVRAREAILRGTFVCEYVGEVLDEQEENKRRNRYGREGCGYILEIDAHINDMSRLIEGQAPYVIDATNYGNVSRYINHSCSPNLVNYQVLVESMDYQLAHIGFYASRDILAGEELTYNYRYKLLPGEGSPCLCGSSNCRGRLY; from the exons ATGGTAGTGCTCCCATGTTCCAATGTATGTTATGTCACGGAGTCTGATTGCCCTCAACAAGGCTCTGGAACTACTCTTATGTATGGTGGAAAATCAAACCACCTTGAACATGCAGAACAAGTTCAAGCCGGTGATGTGAAAGTCGATGACATAGTTCTTAATACGAAGGTGTGCCAGGAAGAGAAAGCAGATGGGCATCAATGCACCGTCGAGGATTTACCAACTCCAGACGGGCTCCCTACTAGAGATGCATATTATGATTTTGGAGGAGATAACCAAATGCTGTCGAATGATTTCCATGATTCTGGAGATGACAATGTTGAGGAACATGACCATGTTACAAGACCTGGCCTGGCGTCTGAGCGCCTGCAGCCAGTTGTTGACAACATTGAAATTGGAGTCCCTAACACTAACCAGGTGGTGGGATCCTCTCCCTGCGAGTCCAAGTGGCTTGAAGAAGATGAACCTCTAGCTGTATGGGTCAAG TGGAGGGGCTTGTGGCAAGCAGGAATTAGATGTAAAAGAGCTGATTGGCCATTATCGACTCTCAAAGCTAAGCCTACACATGAGAGGAAAAAATATCTTGTGATATTCTTTCCTCGCACCAGAAATTATTCGTGGGCTGATGTGCTCCTGGTTCGCCCAATCAATGAATTTCCGCATCCCATTGCATATAAAACCCATAAAGTTGgggtgaaaatggtgaaagactTGACTCTTGCTCACCGTTTTATCATGCAAAGACTTGCTGTCAGCATACTGAATATTATTGATCAATTACGTGCGGAG GCTCTAGAAGAGACTGGTCGCAATGTGATGGTATGGAAGGAATTCGCAATGGAGGTTTCCCGCTGCAAGGATTATCCTGATCTCGGAAGGATGCTTTTGAAACTTAATGAT ATGATACTACCGTCATATAAAAATTCATCTTCGATGGAGTCTTGGATTCAGGGCTGTCAGAATGCAAACAGTGCTGAAGCAATTGAAATGCTGAAGGAG GAATTGACTGATTCTCTTCTTTGGAATGAGTTGAACTCACTTCCAATTGAAGCATTACATCTTGATCTGAACTCTCAGTGGAAGAACTGCAGATCTGAGGTTATGAAATGGTTTTCAGTTTCACATCCTGTATCTGATAGTGTAGATGTTGAACAACCGAATAATGGTAGCCCATTGGCGGTGGAGTTTCAGCAGAGCAGAAAGAGGCCCAAGCTTGAAGTTCGTCGTGCTGAGGCACATGCTTTGCCGCTGGAATTTCAAGAGTCACATCAGACTGTCACTGCTGGAATTGACACTAGTGTTCTTGGTGGCCATAGTGTATCCAACAATGTACTCTTAGATTCTGAACCTACAAAAGATGACATTTCTCTCGGAGAGGCTCCTCAAAGTGGTTCTCCTGGTAGTATGACAGATAGATGGGGAGAGATTATTGTTCAAGCAAACAATTCTGAGGTCATTCAGATGGAAGATGCGGAACTGACTCCTATAAATGGAGTTGTTACTAGTAATTCCTTTGATCACGGGAATAAGAATCGCCAGTGCGTGGCTTTTATTGAAGCCAAAGGAAGACAATGTGTTAGATGGGCAAGTGATGGTGATGTTTACTGTTGTGTGCACTTGGCCTCTCGTTTTGCTAGTAGCTCCACTAAGGCGGAAGCATCGCCACATGCTGATACACCTATGTGTGGAGGGACCACTGTTCTTGGGACTAAATGTAAGCATCGTGCCTTGTGCGGCTCTTCTTTCTGTAAGAAACACAGGCCCCACGATGAGAAAGGATCAGGCTCCAGTTTGCCAGAGAGTAAACACAAGCGAAAGCATGAGGACAGTGTCCTTAGATTGGATACTTCAAGTTGCAGAGATGTCATTCTCGCTGGAGAAGTTGAAGCTCCGCTCCAAGTTGATCCCATCTCATTTCTTGGTGGAGCATCTTGCAATAGAAACAACTTGATTGAGACACCTCAGCATTTGCAGACTAAGCCTAGTGGTTCGGAGATGCATTGCATTGGATTGTGGCCACATGGAAGTGAGCCTTGCCTAGAAGGTCCGAAACGATATTCATTATACTGTGAGAAGCATTTACCAAGCTGGCTTAAACGTGCGAGAAATGGCAAGAGTAGGATAATTTCAAAGGAAGTATTCTTAGAACTTCTGAAGGATTGCCACTCCAGGGATCAAAAGTTGCATTTACATCAAGCTTGTGAGCTTTTCTATAGACTTTTAAAAAGTGTACTTTCTTTGAGAAACCCAGTCCCAAAAGAAGTGCAATTCCAGTGGGCCATATCTGAAGCTTCTAAAGATGCAAAGGTTGGTGAATTCTTAATGAAGTTAGTTTGTACTGAAAAGGAGAGGCTGAAAAGTGTTTGGGGCTTTAGCTCTAATGAAAATGCACAAGCTTCCCCTTACATCAAAGAACCAAGTCCAATATTATGGATTACAGATAAAGACCAGGATCACAATGATATCATTAAGTGCAAAATTTGCTCAGAAATGTTTCCAGATGAGCATGTGCTTGGCACACACTGGATGGACAATCATAAAAAGGAAGCTCAATGGCTGTTCAGGGGTTATGCATGTGCTCTCTGCCTGGAATCTTTTACTAATAAGAAAGTTTTGGAAGCTCACATGCAGGAGAGGCATCATTCGCAGTTTGTTGAAAATTGCATGCTTTTCCAGTGTATTCCTTGTACTAGCAATTTTGGGAACTCAGAGGAGTTATGGTCCCACGTGCTCGCCACACATCCTGCCAGTTTTAGGTTGTCTCATACTGCTCAAGAGCATCATTTTTCCGTAAGTCAAGATTCGTCAGAGAAGCCTGATATTGGCAAGTCAGTGTCTGCACCGAATATTAATTTTGAGAACCAGTCTGGTTTCCGAAAATTCATCTGCAGATTTTGTGGCCTGAAATTTGACTTGTTACCTGATCTAGGCCGCCATCATCAGGCTGCTCACATGGGTCCTAATTCTGTTGGCTCTCATATCTCAAAGAGAGGCATCCGTTTCTATGCTTATAAACTAAAGTCAGGAAGACTTAGCCGTCCGAAATTCAAGAAGGGTCTTGGATCTGTAGCATATAGGATTAGGAACAGAAATGCTCAGAATATGAAGAGACGCATCTTGTCATCAAACTCCATGATTAGTGGAAAATCTATGATTCAACCTAGTGCAACCGAGACAGCTGGTCTAGGTAGACTGGCAGATCCCCACTGCCTAGATATTGCAAAGATACTGTTTGCTGAGATTAAGAGAACAAAGCCACGGCCAAGTAACTCAGACATCTTATCAATAGCTCGGATTACTTGCTGTAAAGTTAGCCTCCAAGCCTCACTGGAAGCAACCTACGGAATTTTGCCGGAGCGCATGTATCTCAAAGCAGCAAAATTGTGTAGTGAGCAGAATATCCTTGTAAGCTGGCACCAAGATGGTTTCATTTGCCCAAAAGGATGTACACCTGTTCTTGATCCTTGCATAGTATCCTCATTACTTCCCCTTCCTGATCAAGTGAATAGAACCAGCAGTATTCGACCAAATTCCACTATAAGTGAGTGGATAATGGATGAGTGTCACTACGTCATTGATTCTCAACAGTTCAAGCATGAACCGTCCGACAAAACTATTCTCTTGTGTGATGACATAAGCTTTGAACAGGAATCAGTTCCGATAACTTGTGTGGTGGAAGAAAATCTTTTTGCCTCCCTCCACATTCTTGCTGATGGTTCCGATGGCCAAATAACCACGAGTTCTCTTCCTTGGGAGAGCTTTACTTATGTAACCAAATCGTTGATTGATCAATCCGTTGGTCTTGAAATAGGG AGTTACCAATTGGGGTGTTCTTGTCCAAATTCAGCATGCTCTTCTCAAACTTGTAATCATATTTATCTTTTTGATAATGACTACGAGGACGCAAAAGATATTTGTGGGAAGCCTATGTGTGGAAGGTTCCCGTATGATGAGAGAGGTCGGATAATGTTGGAG GAGGGCTACCTAGTCTATGAATGCAATCAATGGTGCTCTTGCAGTAAATCTTGCCAGAATCGGGTTTTGCAGAATGGATTGCGTGTGAAGCTAGAAATATACAAAACCGAGACGAAG GGATGGGCGGTCAGGGCAAGAGAAGCAATCCTTCGCGGTACATTTGTGTGTGAATATGTCGGAGAGGTACTTGATGAgcaggaagaaaataaaagacgCAATAG GTATGGCAGAGAAGGTTGCGGGTACATCTTGGAGATAGATGCTCACATCAATGATATGAGCAGACTGATTGAAGGGCAAGCGCCATATGTAATTGATGCTACTAACTATGGAAACGTTTCCCGTTACATCAACCACAG